A stretch of DNA from Oceanispirochaeta sp.:
ATGAATAAATACTCTGAGAGTGATGATGCAAGGATCTGGTACATAGAATAATCCAACATGATAATTGATCAATAAAAAAAGCCTTCCCGAATTCTGGAAGGCTTTTTTTATTCGTCTGTCACGACAGATTGTCTTTGTCTATTTTTGATTATTTATAAAGTCGAAAATATGCTGCAGACCCGGTTCTTTATCTAAATACTGGTGCTGCTGTTCTTCTTTTGTCAGGCCTATCAGTTCATGGCTCATATAATGAATCCACATCTCGTCATCCACTTTTTCTATCTCATACTTATTGCAATAGAAATCCGGCTGGATTGGAAGGTGCTCCTTATACTTCACATCCTTATAATCATGGACGGCGACCTTCACATCGGACCGGGGAATCCCCTTCTCCAGAATTACCTCTACCAGATGATTCAAGGTCTTTCCTGAATCGAATATATCATCAATAAAAAGAACCTTGTCACCATGTCTCAGATGCTCAGGATTATAGGTCCAGCCGTCAATCATCACACGGTCCTGCTGATGTATGTCTGTATAAGATCGGGCAACAACAGCAGCGTAAAAAACAGGACGCTCACCATTCCGGACAATTTTAAAAAATTCACTGAATACATTTCCCATATAAGCCCCACCCCGGAGGGGGATATAGATCACATCGGGAATAAACCCGGTATTATAAACTTCATAAGCCAGTTTGAGAGCATTGTTTCGAATTTGGTCAAAAGGAA
This window harbors:
- a CDS encoding phosphoribosyltransferase; this translates as MNKVFIPFDQIRNNALKLAYEVYNTGFIPDVIYIPLRGGAYMGNVFSEFFKIVRNGERPVFYAAVVARSYTDIHQQDRVMIDGWTYNPEHLRHGDKVLFIDDIFDSGKTLNHLVEVILEKGIPRSDVKVAVHDYKDVKYKEHLPIQPDFYCNKYEIEKVDDEMWIHYMSHELIGLTKEEQQHQYLDKEPGLQHIFDFINNQK